The region GCTGTTCAACAATTTCAATATCGATGAATCCTGCTTTTTTTATTGTGTCAAGATACGACTGTTTTTCCATTGCCCCTGCAATGCACTCTGACCATGCTTGGAAGCTACGTTTAATTTCTTGTGGAATTTCTCCTTCAGTTACTATATCTGAAACTAAAATTCGTCCCCCGGGCTTTAAAACCCTGAATCCTTCTTTATAAGCAGCTAATTTATCAGGTGTAAGATTAATGACACAGTTACTTATAATAACATCGACAGAATCATCATCCACTGGTAGATTCTCTATTTCACCGAGTTTAAACTCCACATTTTCATATTTACCTTCGTGTGCGTTTTTTTGGGCTGTTTCAATCATTTCTTCAGTCATGTCCACTCCAATGACCTTTCCTTTATCTCCAACCTTATTTGCTGCCAGGAATACATCTATCCCTCCGCCGGATCCTAAATCAAGGACTGATTCACCTTCTTTTATTTCAGCCAGTGCTGTGGGGTTACCACATCCCAGGCCAAAGACTGCTTCCTCAGGAATACTTTTCAGTTCTTCCAGGGAATAACCTGCTTTTTTGGCTTGTTCCAGTGTTAAATCCGCTCCAGAGCAGCATGAACAAGAAGATTCTTCTCCCACGGCTATTTTTGAGTATCGGTTTTTTACATGTTCTTTAATTTCTTTTTCTCTCATTGTATTGCCCCTTTTGAAATTTAATTAATTCTATATATCCAAATCTATCGATATAATTAAGGGTGTTTGAAGTAGTATATAAACTATTTGATCAGTTAGTATTTTAAAAATAGAATAGAAAAAAGAATTATTTTCTTTTTGGCAATAAAAATCCACTTATAACCATAAATAGGGCAAATATTAGATAATTTATTGGTAATCCAGTTTTTTGCATTTTTATTGTATGATTTAATGCATATAACTTTGCTTGACTAACATTTAAACTTTTATCCACTCTTTGACCATCCAATGTAACCGTTAAAATGTATAATCCTGCTCCTGATGACGCTCTCAATGTGGCAATTGCTTTTCCAAAACTCATTACAACACTGATTTCTTTGCTTCCAATTTGACCCCGGTTTGTGGTAAATTTCACTGAAACATCACTGAAAAATAGAGGCCAATCATTACTATGATCACCGCCAGCACAATCATTATAGACATCTGCAGTTATTGTAGCTGTTTTACCCTCCCGTATTGAACTGGGATTTGTTTTAATGCTTAAAACCAGCCATGGGTAATAATTAATTTCGCCTACAAGTTTTTCTATTGCAGGACCACTGTTTAATCCCCACCAGTTATATCGAGCATCTACTTGGCCATTAGAACTAAAAATTGCACTACCTTGTGCTGCATTATTCCCAATAATTCTGCTGTAACATAAGATAGAATTACCAAAATAATTGCTTATAGCACCGCCATTAGCTGCAGTATTATTTTCAAAATTGCAACCAGTAATGGCAGAATTACCATGACGATTACCAAACGCACCCCCATCTATTGAAGCTTTATTATTAGTAAATGTACTGCTACTTAGAGTACAGTTACCATAGTAATTGTAGATAGCTCCCCCATAACTTGCCCTGTTACCTGTGAAAATGCTTCCAGTAACGGTACAATTAGCATAATCATTAGTGATAGCTCCGCCACTCACAGTTGAAGTGTTATTAATGAAGATGCTGCCATTAACTATGCAAGTGCCTTTATTAAATATAGCAGATCCGCAATTTATTACAACACTATTGTTTGCAAATAGGCCATCATCAACAATACAAACACCATTATTAAATATAGCACCACCACTGAGATATGCACTATTACTTATGAAATTACACTCTTTTAGAGTTATAAACCCATCATTATAAATAGCTCCACCCCTACTATCAGTTGCATTTCCATTAATAATCGTTAAATTATAAATAATAACATTTACATCGTTTATAATAAATATTCGGGCATTATTAGTCCCATCAATTATTGTTCCTTCCTTACTTTCACCATTAATGGTCATATTCTTATGAATAATAATGTTATTATTGCCTACTCCTTTATAATATCCCTTGGCAATATTCACCGTTCCATTCGAATTTACTGACCCTGTAGCACTTTTAATAGTCTTTTTAGCAAATTCCCACGAAAATCCATCATTAAAATCGTTTCCAGAAGAATCATTAACATATATCATATCGCCAGGAGCTGCTGAAACGACATTAACAGCAAACGCTACAGTTAATGTTAATAATATTAATGGAATATTAATTTTCATTCTTTTTATTTGTTCTATAATATTTTCACCTCCCTTTTAACATTATTAATAGATAATTATAATTTAAATGTAAAATGTACACATCAAAAAACTAATTAGTGCGAATAAGTAGTTATAATTGACTAATCAATGATAATTATCGTTGTTCTCTATTTTAAGATGTTATTAGCAACTTATATAAAAAATTATCTAAAATATGCAAAAAGCAGTGAATATTCCAAAGAATAATATTAACATTGAAATAAATAACTTGCTAAAACGTTTTATAGAACTAAATAAGAATCAATAAATCAAAATCAAGCTTAAATAGAAATTTTTGTAATATAATATTTTGATTTAAATTAAGTTTCCCAAACGAAATTATATATAGATTAACCAAATTAAAAAAACCCATAGATTTATTCCAAAAGGAGAAAAAAATAAAATGAAAATAGTTATAATCGGAGGAGGGGCTGGTGGCCTTTCCACAGCTTCAAACATTAGAAAATATGATGAAGACGCGGAAATAACTGTAATAACTCGTGATGAGCATATTGCATACTCCCCCTGTGCCATACCCTACGTTTTATCAGGGGACGTGGGATGCTTTGATGATATCATTATGCATGAGCCAGAAGATTATCTGGAAAGGGAAATAACAGTAATAACCCGAGCAGAAGTATTTGAAGTTTCAAGCGAGACTAATAAAATTAAATACAAATTAATTGACAATCACGAGGAATCTTCTGGGATTGAAAATGAATTATCTTATGATTATTTGATAATAGCCACTGGTGGAGCGCCATTTATTCCCCCAGTAGAAGGAGCAGAATTAGAAGGTGTTTTCAAGATCAGAACCATTAAAGACGGTTCTATGATAAACGAATGGGCC is a window of Methanobacterium sp. DNA encoding:
- the arsM gene encoding arsenite methyltransferase — its product is MREKEIKEHVKNRYSKIAVGEESSCSCCSGADLTLEQAKKAGYSLEELKSIPEEAVFGLGCGNPTALAEIKEGESVLDLGSGGGIDVFLAANKVGDKGKVIGVDMTEEMIETAQKNAHEGKYENVEFKLGEIENLPVDDDSVDVIISNCVINLTPDKLAAYKEGFRVLKPGGRILVSDIVTEGEIPQEIKRSFQAWSECIAGAMEKQSYLDTIKKAGFIDIEIVEQHYFTEPGMDERLVGKITSIQVKASK